A genome region from Scyliorhinus torazame isolate Kashiwa2021f chromosome 11, sScyTor2.1, whole genome shotgun sequence includes the following:
- the eloca gene encoding elongin C paralog a, producing the protein MDGEERTYGGCEGPDAMYVKLISSDGHEFIVKREHALTSGTIKAMLSGPGQFAENETNEVNFREIPSHVLSKVCMYFTYKVRYTNSSTEIPEFPIAPEIALELLMAANFLDC; encoded by the exons ATGGAGAAGAGAGGACCTATGGAGGCTGTGAAGGCCCTGATGCTATGTATGTAAAGCTGATCTCCTCTGATGGCCACGAATTTATTGTAAAGCGAGAACATGCATTGACTTCTGGCACTATTAAAGCTATGTTGAGTGGCCCAG GACAGTTTGCTGAAAATGAAACGAATGAAGTAAATTTTCGTGAGATTCCATCCCATGTGCTATCAAAAGTGTGCATGTATTTTACCTACAAGGTTCGCTACACCAACAGTTCTACAGAGATTCCTGAATTTCCAATTGCACCAGAGATAGCACTGGAACTGCTGATGGCTGCAAACTTCTTAGATTGTTAG